Proteins from one Methanobrevibacter sp. V74 genomic window:
- the comE gene encoding sulfopyruvate decarboxylase subunit beta, with protein MARYEAIKDIMENIDEELVICNIGFPSRELYEIDDRSKNFYMIGSMGLASSIGLGLALAHPYDDIVVIDGDGSLLMNMGSLVTVFANNPSNLTWIVIDNGAYGSTGNQDTYAQVVDLVDIARGVGFKNSHYYEDIDLKEFIKSEDASFIVYRTEEGNSKAPIIDIDPITIKERFMKSI; from the coding sequence ATGGCAAGATATGAAGCTATTAAAGATATTATGGAAAATATCGATGAAGAATTGGTCATTTGTAATATTGGATTTCCATCAAGGGAGTTATATGAAATAGATGACCGATCTAAAAACTTTTATATGATTGGTTCAATGGGTCTTGCCTCATCAATTGGACTTGGACTGGCATTAGCTCATCCTTATGATGATATTGTTGTTATTGATGGTGATGGGTCTCTTTTAATGAATATGGGCTCACTTGTAACTGTATTTGCAAATAATCCTTCTAATCTAACCTGGATTGTTATTGACAATGGAGCATATGGATCTACTGGCAATCAAGACACATATGCACAAGTAGTTGACCTTGTTGATATTGCAAGAGGCGTTGGATTTAAAAATAGTCATTATTATGAGGATATCGATTTAAAAGAATTTATCAAAAGTGAAGATGCAAGTTTTATTGTATATAGAACTGAAGAAGGAAATTCTAAAGCACCGATAATTGATATAGACCCGATTACAATTAAAGAAAGATTTATGAAATCCATATGA
- the comD gene encoding sulfopyruvate decarboxylase subunit alpha, whose product MDSSEAIYNGLKDAGIDFIVSVPCVNLSKLLNMIDDDPEITHIPVTREEEGIGICAGAYLGGKHTAILMQNSGFGNSINALKSLMELYEFPLLMIMSHRGTEGENIVGQVPMGESTSRILEAMNFNFFTPVTPEAAYNDVRLSWEFSEEEGKPVSILLEIKYW is encoded by the coding sequence ATGGATAGTAGTGAAGCTATTTATAATGGTCTTAAAGATGCAGGAATCGATTTTATTGTTAGTGTTCCCTGTGTAAACTTATCAAAATTATTAAATATGATTGATGATGACCCTGAAATTACCCACATTCCAGTTACACGTGAGGAGGAAGGAATTGGAATATGTGCTGGAGCTTATCTCGGTGGCAAACATACAGCTATTTTAATGCAAAACTCCGGATTTGGCAATTCAATAAATGCACTTAAATCATTAATGGAGTTATATGAATTTCCATTACTGATGATAATGAGCCATCGTGGAACTGAAGGTGAAAATATAGTTGGTCAAGTTCCTATGGGTGAATCAACTTCAAGAATACTTGAAGCAATGAATTTTAATTTCTTCACACCAGTCACTCCTGAAGCCGCTTATAATGACGTTAGATTATCTTGGGAATTTTCTGAAGAAGAAGGAAAACCCGTCAGCATATTATTAGAGATCAAATATTGGTGA
- the hdrC gene encoding ferredoxin:CoB-CoM heterodisulfide reductase subunit HdrC, with product MSTQKITDSPIDFAEKIIEDVKNSKEEGVLKCVQCGMCTSTCPAARHSDYNPRDIIERVLEGDETIISDDNIWNCFYCYTCHSVCPVGNSVCEVNQILKQIAVENEVGYDKLYEYMGFADSYFTAAIGAIPERFFPDIDRDVPGWWDFRQHLNEIRDELNLDPPLMPPKEVIDEVSTILTITGFKKKIEKIRATEEEDK from the coding sequence ATGTCAACACAAAAAATAACTGACTCCCCAATCGATTTTGCTGAAAAAATCATTGAAGATGTTAAAAACTCAAAAGAGGAGGGTGTTCTTAAATGTGTTCAATGTGGAATGTGCACATCAACTTGTCCTGCTGCAAGACACTCTGATTATAACCCGAGAGACATTATAGAAAGAGTTCTTGAGGGTGATGAAACAATCATAAGTGACGATAATATATGGAATTGCTTTTACTGTTATACATGCCACAGCGTATGTCCTGTTGGAAACAGTGTATGTGAAGTAAATCAAATTTTAAAACAAATAGCTGTTGAAAATGAAGTTGGATATGATAAATTATATGAATATATGGGATTTGCAGATTCATATTTCACAGCAGCAATAGGAGCGATTCCTGAAAGGTTTTTCCCAGACATTGACCGTGATGTTCCGGGATGGTGGGATTTCAGACAACATTTAAATGAAATCAGAGATGAATTGAACTTAGACCCACCTTTAATGCCGCCTAAAGAAGTAATTGATGAAGTAAGTACAATTTTAACAATAACCGGTTTTAAGAAAAAAATTGAAAAGATAAGAGCAACAGAGGAGGAAGATAAATGA
- a CDS encoding thymidylate kinase → MKKFIVIDGLDGSGKDTQVNLLAEAYKKHGKSVVVRSHPCCDNKFGRKSKLALQKQGKINKIKATVYFGLDAIRSVHIYYYKKNCDVLIFSRYILAVMYLPNGINSLVYKIVAFILPTSDCMFFLDITPEESLRRIDTRQEELEMFENIDSLRENRERSRKFTYNWNVVSADDAPDVISQKIKDICFQTD, encoded by the coding sequence TTGAAGAAGTTTATTGTTATCGATGGGTTAGATGGGTCTGGAAAAGATACACAAGTTAATTTATTGGCTGAAGCTTATAAAAAACATGGAAAAAGTGTTGTTGTTAGATCCCATCCATGTTGTGATAATAAGTTTGGTCGCAAATCAAAACTTGCACTTCAAAAACAAGGCAAAATCAATAAAATTAAAGCAACGGTTTATTTTGGTCTTGATGCAATCAGATCTGTTCATATCTATTATTATAAAAAAAATTGTGATGTTTTAATCTTTTCTAGATATATATTGGCGGTTATGTATCTTCCAAATGGTATAAATTCACTTGTTTATAAAATTGTTGCTTTTATTCTTCCAACTTCTGATTGCATGTTCTTTTTAGACATTACGCCGGAAGAATCACTTAGGCGTATTGATACACGTCAGGAAGAGCTTGAAATGTTTGAAAATATTGATTCCTTACGTGAAAATAGAGAAAGATCACGTAAATTTACATATAATTGGAATGTTGTTTCAGCAGATGATGCGCCTGATGTAATTTCACAAAAAATAAAAGACATATGTTTCCAAACTGATTAG
- a CDS encoding methanogenesis marker 16 metalloprotein, which translates to MEIKTISQINEKIDKGEANIYTAEEFKKLIKKGDVPCFEEVDVVTCGTCGVMSGTAAILNFIVSEPGKFIRAREVYLNGVPAYAGPCPNEWLGSIDAILHGTTHSIDDKNYGGGFLLKELLEGKSVDARVESVDNVSVENTITIDDIVRGQLIGTRMAFKNYTAFTNPSNEAVSSIFAATPLEGNLSGLTFSGCGDLNPLQNDIPHNVIKEGAKVLLNGSEGYILGDGTRSSPEKPNLMLTANYKEMDPYYIGGFKTGEGGEIYNTVAIPIPVLTEKIYNNLLITDEEVSLPVVDIKGRHFPLSETNYHEMWGGYDLRPRFNDSDCNKCQTCLVEDVCPTNAFKNRKFNIAQCFGCGMCTNFCRHNAFNMNTGDVDLEIDDISVNIPIICRQSDRLRANKLSLKLKQLIEKKEFSL; encoded by the coding sequence TTGGAAATTAAAACTATTAGCCAAATCAATGAAAAAATTGATAAGGGCGAAGCTAATATATATACGGCAGAAGAATTTAAAAAACTTATAAAAAAAGGAGATGTTCCCTGTTTTGAGGAAGTGGATGTTGTAACTTGTGGAACTTGTGGTGTAATGAGTGGTACTGCAGCCATTCTTAATTTTATAGTGTCCGAACCAGGCAAATTCATAAGAGCGCGTGAAGTTTATTTAAATGGCGTACCTGCATATGCAGGGCCATGTCCAAATGAATGGCTAGGTTCAATTGATGCAATTCTGCATGGAACTACACATTCAATTGACGATAAGAATTATGGGGGAGGATTCCTTTTAAAAGAGTTATTGGAAGGTAAATCGGTAGATGCAAGAGTCGAAAGTGTAGATAATGTAAGTGTTGAAAACACAATCACTATTGATGATATTGTAAGGGGTCAACTTATTGGAACTCGTATGGCATTTAAAAACTACACTGCATTTACAAATCCAAGTAATGAAGCGGTATCTTCCATATTTGCTGCAACACCTCTTGAAGGTAACTTATCAGGCTTAACATTTTCAGGTTGCGGTGATTTGAACCCTCTTCAAAATGATATTCCTCATAATGTTATAAAAGAAGGTGCAAAAGTATTGTTAAATGGAAGTGAAGGTTATATTTTAGGTGACGGTACACGTTCTAGTCCTGAAAAACCAAACTTAATGTTAACTGCTAATTATAAAGAAATGGATCCTTATTATATTGGAGGATTTAAAACAGGTGAAGGTGGAGAAATATACAATACTGTAGCTATACCTATTCCTGTATTGACAGAGAAAATTTATAATAATCTATTGATCACTGATGAAGAGGTTAGCTTACCTGTGGTCGACATTAAAGGACGTCACTTTCCACTATCTGAAACCAATTATCATGAAATGTGGGGAGGGTATGATTTAAGACCAAGATTCAATGATTCTGACTGCAACAAATGTCAGACTTGTCTTGTTGAAGATGTATGTCCAACTAATGCATTTAAAAATCGCAAATTCAATATTGCCCAATGCTTTGGTTGTGGAATGTGCACAAACTTCTGTCGCCACAATGCATTTAATATGAATACTGGGGATGTTGATCTGGAAATAGATGATATTAGTGTCAATATTCCAATTATTTGTAGGCAATCTGACAGATTAAGGGCAAATAAACTATCCTTAAAACTGAAACAATTAATTGAGAAAAAAGAGTTTAGTTTGTAG
- the priS gene encoding DNA primase catalytic subunit PriS encodes MFSKATIKERRQYYREEWDPKDLPDFISNDIRKREFGFDHNGRGPNDRYKVFKGSESLRKFLRYKAPFAAYISVAFYNNPRRREDWLKAEYVFDVDAKDIPIRSCQCNGVCEICLGEALEIVNTLIDTLESDLGLKNIHLIYSGRGYHIRILDEEMMLANSELRSEVLKYAAGAEVPKSQFMNSEVSPQGFNFEHFTIPIGYSKIFTDKVKFNILHLVGNEKIDGINPKLMKDIISSRHHLKNNNWGLFKRDIGPRRYKNLVESMARVNLATIDAKVSIDLKRILRLPSSLHSKVSMKCMEVKNRESFDPFDKAVPEFVYERKGV; translated from the coding sequence ATGTTTTCTAAAGCTACAATAAAAGAGCGAAGACAATACTATCGTGAAGAATGGGATCCTAAAGATTTGCCTGACTTCATTTCAAATGATATCAGAAAAAGAGAGTTTGGTTTCGACCACAACGGCAGAGGACCAAATGACAGATATAAAGTTTTTAAAGGAAGTGAATCATTAAGGAAATTCTTAAGGTATAAAGCACCATTTGCAGCTTATATTTCAGTAGCTTTTTATAATAACCCTCGCCGTCGTGAAGATTGGTTAAAGGCGGAATATGTTTTCGATGTAGATGCAAAAGACATACCGATTAGATCATGTCAATGTAATGGAGTATGCGAAATTTGTCTTGGGGAAGCTTTAGAAATAGTAAATACATTAATTGATACTTTAGAATCTGATTTAGGATTGAAAAACATTCATTTAATATACTCCGGAAGAGGATACCATATAAGAATTCTTGATGAAGAAATGATGCTTGCAAATAGTGAACTTAGATCTGAAGTTTTAAAATACGCTGCAGGTGCTGAAGTTCCAAAATCACAGTTTATGAACTCAGAAGTATCTCCTCAGGGATTTAATTTTGAGCATTTCACAATACCTATAGGTTATTCAAAGATATTTACCGATAAAGTTAAATTTAATATCCTCCATTTAGTAGGTAATGAAAAAATAGATGGAATAAATCCTAAATTAATGAAAGACATAATATCTTCAAGACACCACTTGAAAAACAATAATTGGGGTTTATTTAAAAGAGATATCGGACCTAGAAGATATAAAAACCTTGTTGAATCTATGGCAAGAGTTAATCTTGCAACAATTGATGCAAAAGTATCAATTGACCTTAAAAGAATTTTGAGATTGCCTTCATCGCTACACTCCAAAGTAAGCATGAAATGTATGGAAGTTAAAAATAGAGAAAGCTTTGATCCTTTTGATAAGGCAGTGCCTGAGTTTGTATATGAGAGAAAAGGTGTATAA
- the hdrB gene encoding ferredoxin:CoB-CoM heterodisulfide reductase subunit HdrB, translating into MKDVPVNNILLFRSCLVSVEYPGIEASTKFVFDKLGIDYAISEKQTCCTGLGHYSDVFNQIDTSAIGARNFKIACELGRPNLVMMCATCYAINKKSVKLLNKKEDLRNHINQLFDDNGLFHLKYEKDDLKPTENIFHVVDVLYANKNEIKNHIKYDLSDYKIATHHGCHYCKVHYEDTIGGVRDPNIMDELVECCGCKTIGWYDHKRATCGTGFRQRYSNPDLSFTATADKMNAIDDEDVDILVHLCPNCHIQFDRYQHLISKMEGKNFKAIHLNIAQFIALAMGGDFDKVIGVKAHTVPIDSIIEELKEVSK; encoded by the coding sequence ATGAAAGACGTTCCGGTTAACAATATTCTTCTTTTTAGAAGTTGTCTTGTAAGCGTAGAATATCCCGGTATTGAAGCATCAACTAAATTCGTATTTGATAAACTTGGCATTGACTATGCAATTTCAGAAAAACAAACTTGCTGCACAGGTCTTGGTCATTATTCAGATGTATTTAATCAAATTGACACATCAGCTATCGGAGCTCGGAATTTTAAAATAGCCTGTGAACTTGGAAGGCCAAATCTTGTTATGATGTGTGCAACATGCTATGCTATAAATAAAAAATCGGTTAAATTATTAAATAAGAAAGAGGATTTAAGAAATCACATTAATCAATTATTTGATGATAATGGTCTTTTTCATCTTAAATATGAAAAAGATGACTTAAAACCAACAGAGAACATATTTCATGTAGTGGATGTCTTATATGCTAATAAAAATGAAATAAAAAATCATATAAAATATGATTTAAGCGATTATAAAATAGCAACTCACCATGGTTGTCATTACTGTAAGGTACATTATGAGGATACAATTGGTGGAGTTAGGGATCCAAATATCATGGATGAATTGGTTGAGTGTTGTGGATGTAAAACCATTGGATGGTATGACCACAAACGTGCAACATGTGGAACAGGTTTCAGGCAAAGGTATTCAAACCCAGATTTATCTTTTACAGCTACTGCAGATAAGATGAATGCAATAGATGATGAGGATGTTGATATATTAGTTCATTTATGTCCAAATTGCCATATACAATTTGACAGATATCAACATTTAATATCTAAAATGGAGGGAAAAAACTTCAAAGCAATTCATTTAAATATTGCTCAGTTTATTGCATTGGCTATGGGTGGAGACTTTGATAAAGTTATAGGTGTTAAGGCACACACAGTACCTATAGACTCGATTATTGAAGAGTTAAAGGAGGTTAGTAAATGA
- the comA gene encoding phosphosulfolactate synthase, which translates to MKSFEFLSIKREEKPRNCGLTMVLDKGLGLETARSLMEISGEYVDYLKFGWGTSIVHEQDIIKAKVEMYKSFDIAPYTGGTLFELAYLKDKLEEFFAEAHNLGFPAIEISDGSMSIDLESKLDCIKMAKKEGFEVLSEVGKKDPILDNELSMEDRVTCMQKELDAGSSLIIVEAREGGKNIGIFDKTGNPKEDEIDYIVDNVESNKILWEAPNKDQQVFFIKKLGNIVNLGNVSTNDITSLETLRRGLRGDTFGEI; encoded by the coding sequence GTGAAATCTTTTGAATTTTTATCTATTAAAAGAGAAGAGAAACCAAGAAATTGTGGTTTAACCATGGTTTTAGACAAAGGATTAGGCTTAGAAACTGCAAGAAGCCTTATGGAAATATCTGGAGAATATGTTGACTATTTAAAATTTGGATGGGGCACATCTATTGTACATGAACAAGATATTATCAAAGCAAAAGTTGAAATGTACAAATCATTTGATATTGCTCCTTATACTGGAGGAACATTATTTGAACTAGCTTACTTAAAGGATAAACTAGAAGAGTTTTTTGCAGAAGCCCATAATTTAGGTTTTCCAGCAATTGAAATTTCAGACGGTTCAATGTCTATTGATTTAGAAAGTAAATTGGATTGTATTAAAATGGCAAAAAAAGAGGGGTTTGAAGTTTTATCTGAAGTAGGTAAAAAAGACCCTATTTTAGATAATGAATTGTCTATGGAAGACCGAGTTACTTGTATGCAAAAGGAATTGGATGCAGGTTCATCACTTATCATTGTAGAAGCAAGAGAAGGCGGGAAAAATATTGGAATATTTGATAAGACAGGCAATCCAAAAGAAGATGAGATAGATTATATCGTTGATAATGTTGAGTCTAATAAAATCCTTTGGGAAGCACCAAATAAAGACCAGCAAGTATTTTTCATTAAAAAACTAGGAAATATCGTTAATTTAGGTAATGTTTCCACTAATGACATTACATCTCTTGAAACCTTGAGGAGAGGTTTAAGAGGAGATACATTTGGTGAAATTTAA
- a CDS encoding V4R domain-containing protein: MIRDESIQLWMGNKNKEKDDGSLDISLIRSPTKYEIIRLLNNNELSFEEIVKNTSKSKPTISMHLKSLREEGIVKYKMDPSDNRKKIFYLCADIIGNVNANRHVHVKENQTKLLIEDFIENGDVEYTLMLVHSFKSILQEFGIEMEYILTSIGNHMGVYLFETLYDKDFNRFQSNIIQYWKDNNLGLLQFELNDNIQIVCYDCFECYNLPKTGKPECYLEVGMFETLFSKYFNHEASVTEIKCYSMGDDYCAFEVEI, encoded by the coding sequence ATGATAAGAGATGAATCCATACAATTGTGGATGGGTAATAAAAATAAGGAAAAAGATGACGGCTCTTTAGACATTAGTCTGATTAGAAGTCCTACAAAATACGAAATTATACGATTATTAAATAATAATGAGTTAAGTTTCGAAGAGATTGTAAAAAATACTTCAAAATCGAAACCAACAATTTCAATGCATCTTAAAAGCTTAAGAGAAGAGGGCATTGTAAAATATAAAATGGATCCGTCAGATAATCGTAAAAAAATTTTTTATTTATGTGCAGATATCATTGGCAATGTAAATGCAAATAGACATGTTCATGTTAAAGAGAACCAAACCAAATTGTTAATTGAAGACTTTATTGAAAATGGTGATGTGGAATATACATTAATGCTAGTTCATTCATTCAAATCAATTCTTCAAGAATTTGGTATTGAAATGGAATATATTCTAACTTCAATTGGAAATCATATGGGGGTATATTTATTTGAAACTCTCTATGATAAAGATTTCAATAGATTTCAATCAAATATCATCCAATATTGGAAAGACAATAATCTAGGTTTGCTTCAATTTGAACTTAATGATAATATTCAAATTGTCTGTTATGATTGTTTTGAATGTTATAATTTACCTAAAACTGGAAAACCCGAATGTTATTTGGAAGTTGGAATGTTTGAAACATTGTTTTCTAAATATTTCAATCATGAAGCTTCTGTTACTGAAATTAAATGTTATTCCATGGGCGATGATTATTGTGCTTTTGAAGTGGAAATTTAA
- the cofH gene encoding 5-amino-6-(D-ribitylamino)uracil--L-tyrosine 4-hydroxyphenyl transferase CofH, with amino-acid sequence MFSKLPISSKTEKILTKSLDEAITVEEANHLMNIKGTDLYPLLATADYLRHEIAGDDVTFINNCNINFTNICTVRCGFCAFGKDAGDPEAYILNDEQILTKAQGAVEKGAHEFCLMGGVLPDADIEYYEHLLRLLKGEYPNVMIHGFSPTMINDACTVSGINIAEGCERLCDAGLDTLPGTAAEILTDRSREIICPEKVNVQEWIDIVKTAHEVGIPGSATIMYGHVETLKERVEHIDIIRRLQEETHGFTEFIPMTFMHEYSPIFLEGQSNLGASGIEDLKLYAVSRLMLRDLIPNIQVSWVKMGFRFAHVALTAGTNDLGGTLGGDELSEASGAPDGVEASIETLEGMVRDLGRNPVERNSKYTEFYPINKGIEMPTL; translated from the coding sequence ATGTTTAGCAAACTTCCGATATCTAGTAAAACGGAAAAGATTTTAACAAAATCTTTAGATGAAGCCATTACAGTTGAAGAAGCAAATCATTTAATGAATATAAAAGGAACTGATTTATATCCTTTACTTGCAACTGCGGATTATTTACGCCATGAAATTGCTGGTGATGATGTAACATTCATCAATAACTGCAATATTAACTTTACTAACATCTGCACTGTTAGATGTGGTTTTTGCGCATTTGGAAAAGATGCAGGTGATCCAGAGGCATATATATTAAATGATGAGCAAATTTTGACAAAAGCTCAGGGAGCGGTTGAAAAAGGAGCTCATGAATTTTGTTTGATGGGTGGTGTTCTTCCAGATGCGGATATTGAGTATTATGAGCATCTACTTAGATTGTTGAAAGGGGAGTATCCGAATGTAATGATTCATGGATTTTCACCAACAATGATTAATGATGCATGTACTGTATCGGGAATAAATATTGCAGAAGGTTGTGAAAGATTATGTGATGCTGGTCTTGATACATTGCCCGGAACTGCTGCTGAGATATTAACTGACCGTTCAAGAGAAATAATCTGTCCAGAAAAGGTTAATGTACAAGAATGGATTGACATTGTAAAAACTGCTCATGAGGTTGGAATTCCAGGTTCAGCAACAATTATGTATGGACATGTGGAGACTTTAAAAGAAAGAGTAGAACATATTGATATCATTCGCAGATTACAAGAAGAAACTCATGGTTTTACTGAGTTTATTCCAATGACATTTATGCATGAGTATTCTCCAATCTTTTTAGAAGGCCAGTCAAATCTTGGAGCTAGTGGAATTGAAGATTTGAAATTATATGCAGTTTCCAGATTAATGCTTAGAGATTTAATCCCAAATATCCAAGTTTCCTGGGTTAAGATGGGTTTTAGATTTGCACATGTGGCTCTCACAGCAGGCACTAATGATTTAGGCGGAACTCTTGGAGGGGACGAATTGTCTGAAGCCTCCGGTGCTCCTGATGGTGTTGAAGCATCAATTGAAACATTAGAGGGCATGGTTAGAGATCTTGGAAGAAATCCGGTTGAGAGAAACTCCAAGTATACTGAATTTTATCCAATTAATAAAGGCATAGAAATGCCTACATTATAG
- the hdrA gene encoding ferredoxin:CoB-CoM heterodisulfide reductase subunit HdrA, with protein MRDDLKIGVFLCECGGNISDIVDLDKVREALDVSFIGQFENLCSLNGRKIIRDAIFDHNLDRVVVAACSPISHEKTFQDYVKPLNPYFMDMANIREQCSWVHEDNEKATDKAISLINASIEKVKQSDAVDPIYCQTPKEVAVIGGGIAGMNAALSIAKQGTKVTLIEQSPSIGGHMAKIGKVFSPVKIAEECGMCLLNPILNELVWNENIEVLTNTKVIEADRRAGTYNLILEKSPRYVDTEKCISCGKCAEVCEVEVPNDWNDNLSMRKAIYRPFGQSYPEAYVIDMDNCTKCSNCVKVCNMKAIKLRGKSERIPLQVGSIIVSTGHKLFDMDKRPEYGYGRYDDVITQSELGRITGVNGPTKGKLLKANDEVPKRVVMIQCVGSRDEKPDGHRYCSKICCTVALKNANIIKHKYPDTDVLICYTDVRTPGMFEKYYKHTQENEVRFLRGRPGEVVKKGDNYIVRTEDTLKGEFIEIEADMVVLSTAMEPSEGTEEIAEILNIGTTEDGFIKESHPKIKPVATDVQGVFVCGTAHEPKDITDSIMQATAAASKVGEYNYGGVEIEPFIAEIDMERCIVCGECIQRCKYKSMSIQNDEIYIDPMSCTGCGKCLVGCAQRAITVNGNIDEKIMATIKGILANKKAGQRMILVFLDNIGYTAADNIGVNRLSYPESIHIIKVISVNRVRPKHIHYALDNGADGVFIGEFPGDLMYDEVERKIQGVKDRIEELGEDSERLTFSKVYIPYFSGLARKFNEFDAKIAELDASK; from the coding sequence ATGAGGGATGATTTAAAAATTGGCGTGTTTTTATGTGAGTGTGGAGGAAATATTTCAGATATCGTAGATTTGGATAAAGTTAGAGAGGCACTTGATGTTAGTTTTATTGGACAATTTGAAAATTTATGTTCTCTAAATGGTCGTAAAATCATAAGGGATGCAATATTTGACCATAATCTTGACCGTGTTGTAGTTGCAGCATGCTCACCGATAAGTCATGAAAAAACATTCCAGGATTATGTAAAACCTTTAAATCCGTATTTTATGGATATGGCTAATATTCGTGAGCAATGCTCATGGGTACATGAGGATAATGAAAAAGCAACAGATAAAGCAATTAGTTTAATCAATGCTTCTATCGAAAAAGTAAAACAGTCCGATGCTGTAGATCCGATTTATTGCCAAACTCCAAAGGAAGTAGCAGTAATTGGCGGCGGAATAGCTGGAATGAATGCGGCACTATCTATTGCAAAACAGGGAACAAAAGTTACATTAATTGAACAATCTCCTTCAATTGGTGGACATATGGCTAAAATAGGTAAAGTATTCTCTCCAGTTAAAATTGCGGAAGAATGTGGAATGTGTCTTTTAAATCCAATATTGAATGAACTTGTCTGGAATGAAAATATTGAAGTACTGACCAATACGAAGGTTATTGAAGCGGATAGGCGTGCAGGTACTTATAATTTGATATTGGAAAAATCTCCGAGATATGTTGATACAGAAAAATGTATTTCATGCGGTAAATGTGCAGAAGTATGTGAAGTTGAAGTTCCAAATGACTGGAATGATAATTTATCTATGAGAAAGGCAATATACCGGCCATTTGGACAGTCTTATCCAGAAGCATATGTAATAGATATGGATAACTGCACAAAATGCAGTAATTGTGTTAAAGTATGTAATATGAAAGCTATTAAGCTTAGAGGAAAATCAGAAAGAATACCTCTTCAAGTTGGTTCAATAATAGTTTCAACAGGTCATAAATTATTTGATATGGATAAAAGGCCGGAATATGGATATGGTAGATATGATGATGTTATAACGCAATCTGAATTAGGCCGTATTACTGGTGTAAATGGCCCAACAAAAGGTAAACTCTTAAAAGCCAATGATGAAGTCCCAAAACGTGTTGTCATGATACAATGTGTAGGGTCTCGTGATGAAAAACCGGATGGGCATAGGTATTGTTCTAAAATATGCTGTACAGTTGCCTTAAAAAATGCAAATATTATTAAACATAAATATCCAGATACTGATGTTTTAATTTGCTATACTGATGTTAGAACTCCTGGAATGTTTGAAAAATACTATAAGCACACTCAGGAAAATGAAGTAAGGTTCTTACGCGGACGTCCGGGCGAGGTTGTTAAGAAAGGAGACAACTATATTGTAAGAACTGAAGATACTTTAAAAGGCGAATTTATAGAAATTGAAGCAGATATGGTAGTATTATCTACTGCTATGGAACCTTCAGAGGGGACTGAAGAGATTGCTGAAATTTTAAATATTGGAACAACAGAAGATGGTTTCATTAAAGAATCACATCCAAAAATAAAACCGGTAGCTACTGATGTTCAAGGAGTATTTGTCTGTGGAACCGCTCATGAGCCAAAAGACATTACAGATTCGATTATGCAAGCAACAGCCGCAGCATCAAAAGTTGGGGAATACAACTATGGCGGTGTTGAAATTGAACCGTTTATTGCAGAAATTGATATGGAACGCTGCATTGTTTGTGGGGAATGTATCCAACGTTGCAAGTATAAATCAATGAGCATTCAAAATGATGAGATTTATATTGATCCAATGAGTTGTACAGGTTGCGGAAAATGCCTTGTTGGATGCGCTCAAAGAGCTATTACAGTAAATGGTAATATTGATGAGAAGATCATGGCAACAATTAAAGGCATACTTGCAAATAAGAAAGCGGGTCAACGTATGATACTTGTTTTCTTAGATAACATTGGTTACACTGCTGCTGATAATATTGGGGTTAATAGGTTATCGTATCCGGAGTCTATTCATATTATTAAAGTCATCTCTGTAAATCGTGTAAGGCCAAAGCATATACATTATGCACTTGACAATGGTGCTGATGGAGTGTTTATTGGTGAGTTTCCAGGAGATTTAATGTATGATGAAGTTGAACGCAAGATTCAAGGGGTTAAAGATAGAATCGAAGAGTTGGGTGAGGATTCTGAAAGATTAACATTTTCAAAGGTATATATACCATACTTCTCAGGTCTTGCTCGCAAATTCAATGAGTTTGATGCAAAGATTGCTGAATTAGATGCATCTAAATAG